In a genomic window of Bordetella petrii:
- a CDS encoding chloride channel protein — protein MAPPAPLSSARPPSSARLGDFTTDRRVLLLMCMAVLVGLAGVGAAWVLLRLIALCTNLAYYGRFSFENLPIAGNTLGWAAVAVPVVGCIIIGFMARYGSEKIRGHGIPEAMEAILIGKSRIQPKVAVLKPLSSAVSIGTGGPFGAEGPIIMTGGAIGSLLAQMVHMSSSERKTLLVAGAAAGMTAVFGTPVAAILLAVELLLFEWKPRSFLPVAVAAVVAAAARPLLFDAAPIFPYSGVGQPSLHHVVAWAAVGIMAGLGSGVLTALVYAAEDLFEKLPIHWMWWPAIGGLVIGLGGLIEPAALGVGYDNIIDLLAGKLALQAVLLLLVVKVVIWSVALGSGTSGGVLAPLLIFGGALGALATPALPHADPGFWALLGMAAMMGGTMRAPLTATLFAVELTGNFSVLLPVLTACAFAYGLTVLLLKRSILTEKIARRGHHITREYHVDPFDLVRVSAVMTTKVETLPASMRVADAVAHFTTAERRHTSYPVVDGQGVVVGEITRADSLAWTLEDEDNARLLGEMVAHRELFVGYPDELASQAADRMALTGVGRLPIVERATGRLVGLVGRKDLLRVRAGRLRDERERTAYFRWRSARRRPADTL, from the coding sequence ATGGCTCCCCCTGCACCTTTGTCTTCCGCCCGACCTCCCAGTTCGGCCCGCCTGGGCGATTTCACGACGGACCGCCGTGTCCTGCTGTTGATGTGCATGGCCGTGCTGGTCGGCCTGGCCGGCGTCGGTGCCGCCTGGGTACTGCTGCGCCTGATCGCGCTGTGCACCAACCTGGCCTACTACGGACGCTTTTCGTTCGAGAACCTGCCGATCGCCGGCAATACGCTGGGCTGGGCCGCCGTGGCGGTGCCGGTGGTGGGATGCATCATCATTGGCTTTATGGCGCGCTATGGTTCGGAGAAGATCCGCGGCCACGGCATTCCCGAGGCCATGGAGGCCATTTTGATCGGCAAGAGCCGCATCCAGCCCAAGGTGGCGGTGCTCAAGCCGCTGTCGTCGGCGGTGTCGATCGGCACTGGCGGCCCGTTTGGAGCGGAAGGGCCGATCATCATGACCGGCGGCGCCATTGGTTCGCTGCTCGCGCAGATGGTGCACATGAGTTCCAGCGAGCGCAAGACGCTGCTGGTGGCCGGCGCCGCCGCCGGCATGACCGCCGTGTTCGGCACGCCGGTGGCCGCCATTCTGCTGGCGGTGGAGCTGCTGCTGTTCGAATGGAAGCCGCGCAGCTTCTTGCCGGTGGCGGTGGCCGCCGTGGTGGCGGCCGCGGCCCGTCCGCTATTGTTCGACGCGGCGCCCATCTTTCCTTATTCAGGCGTGGGCCAGCCGTCGCTGCATCATGTGGTCGCCTGGGCCGCGGTGGGAATCATGGCCGGGCTGGGATCGGGCGTGCTGACCGCGCTGGTGTACGCGGCCGAAGATCTGTTCGAGAAGCTGCCGATCCACTGGATGTGGTGGCCCGCCATCGGCGGCCTGGTCATCGGGCTGGGCGGCCTGATCGAGCCCGCGGCGCTGGGCGTGGGCTACGACAACATCATCGACCTGCTGGCGGGCAAGCTGGCGTTGCAGGCCGTGTTGTTGCTGCTGGTGGTGAAGGTGGTGATCTGGTCGGTGGCGCTGGGTTCCGGCACCTCGGGCGGCGTGCTGGCGCCACTGCTGATTTTCGGTGGCGCGCTGGGCGCGCTGGCTACGCCCGCGTTGCCACATGCCGACCCCGGATTCTGGGCGCTGCTGGGCATGGCCGCCATGATGGGCGGCACCATGCGCGCGCCGCTCACCGCGACCCTTTTCGCGGTAGAGCTGACTGGTAATTTCAGCGTGCTGCTGCCGGTGTTGACGGCCTGCGCGTTCGCCTACGGCCTGACGGTGCTGTTGCTCAAGCGCTCGATCCTGACCGAGAAGATTGCGCGCCGCGGTCATCACATTACGCGCGAATACCATGTGGACCCGTTCGACCTGGTGCGGGTGTCGGCGGTCATGACCACGAAGGTCGAGACGCTGCCGGCTTCAATGCGCGTGGCTGACGCCGTGGCGCATTTCACCACGGCCGAGCGGCGTCACACGTCGTATCCGGTGGTGGACGGGCAGGGCGTGGTGGTGGGCGAGATCACGCGCGCCGACAGCCTGGCGTGGACGCTGGAAGACGAAGATAATGCGCGGCTGCTGGGCGAGATGGTGGCGCATCGTGAACTTTTCGTCGGCTATCCGGACGAACTTGCCAGCCAGGCGGCCGACCGCATGGCCTTGACGGGGGTGGGCCGCCTGCCTATCGTCGAGCGCGCGACCGGCCGCCTGGTGGGGCTGGTGGGCCGCAAAGACCTGCTGCGCGTGCGGGCCGGCCGGCTGCGCGACGAGCGCGAGCGCACCGCATACTTCCGTTGGCGCAGCGCGCGCCGCCGTCCGGCCGATACCCTGTAG
- a CDS encoding HU family DNA-binding protein, with protein MATKAKAPAKKVSKTAAKAPAKKATAKKPAVKKTAAAPRAIKQALNKSQLIAHLVEQTGVEAKSVKAVLAGLEGAVLGSVDKKGAGEFSLPGLFKVTVQKVPAKAKRFGKDPFTGEERWFPAKPASVKVKVRPLKKLKDAAQ; from the coding sequence ATGGCTACCAAAGCAAAAGCTCCTGCCAAGAAAGTCAGCAAGACCGCCGCCAAGGCTCCGGCCAAGAAGGCAACCGCCAAGAAGCCCGCCGTGAAAAAAACGGCTGCCGCTCCCCGCGCTATCAAGCAAGCGCTGAACAAGTCGCAACTGATCGCTCACCTGGTTGAACAAACCGGCGTGGAAGCCAAATCGGTCAAGGCCGTGCTGGCTGGCCTGGAAGGCGCCGTGCTGGGCTCGGTCGACAAGAAGGGCGCCGGCGAATTCTCGCTGCCGGGCCTGTTCAAGGTCACCGTGCAAAAGGTCCCCGCCAAGGCCAAGCGCTTCGGCAAAGACCCCTTCACCGGCGAAGAGCGCTGGTTCCCGGCCAAGCCCGCTTCGGTCAAGGTCAAGGTTCGCCCGCTCAAGAAGCTGAAAGACGCCGCCCAATAA